One Beggiatoa leptomitoformis DNA segment encodes these proteins:
- a CDS encoding FixH family protein translates to MSTEKIFTRWYKEPFVWFIIFFPLTAVIAGFFTLDLAIESNDGMVADDYYKSGLAINMTLERDKEAIALGLKAHIQLDKVSKSLLLTLKASPTYQYPETITLSFLHHTQSGYDQTQVLKRVGDDSYQGVFPELIDGNWYVLLNTDKTDKSTTDKEWRLLKSVHTPLTELSIEPNSVTAASDYYNDGLAVSISVAQDQEAVNQRLEAYLQLDKPHNPLLLTLKALPTFQYPEMITLSFFHQTQGNYTQTQVLKRVGDDRYEGVVPELAEGNWYVQLNATTVEKNTQTKAWRLLKYVHIPLIEKELIVKSFFVTR, encoded by the coding sequence ATGTCCACAGAAAAAATTTTTACCCGTTGGTATAAAGAACCCTTTGTATGGTTTATTATTTTCTTTCCGCTGACGGCTGTTATTGCGGGGTTTTTCACCTTAGATTTAGCCATTGAATCTAACGATGGAATGGTTGCGGATGACTATTATAAAAGCGGTCTCGCTATTAATATGACGTTAGAGCGGGATAAAGAGGCTATTGCGCTAGGGCTTAAAGCGCATATACAGTTAGACAAGGTGAGCAAGTCTTTATTGTTGACGCTAAAAGCATCGCCAACCTATCAATACCCTGAAACCATCACATTATCCTTTCTCCATCATACACAATCTGGTTATGATCAGACGCAAGTCTTGAAACGCGTGGGTGATGACAGTTATCAAGGTGTTTTTCCTGAACTGATTGATGGCAATTGGTATGTATTACTCAATACAGATAAGACCGATAAAAGTACCACAGATAAAGAATGGCGGTTGTTAAAATCTGTACACACACCATTAACCGAGCTTTCTATCGAACCTAATTCTGTAACGGCGGCTAGTGATTATTATAATGATGGATTAGCCGTCAGCATAAGCGTAGCGCAAGACCAAGAAGCCGTTAATCAAAGACTTGAAGCCTATTTACAACTGGATAAGCCACACAATCCTTTGTTATTAACGCTCAAAGCCCTGCCAACTTTTCAATATCCTGAAATGATTACCCTCTCCTTTTTTCATCAAACACAAGGGAATTATACGCAGACACAAGTCTTAAAGCGGGTTGGCGATGACCGTTATGAAGGTGTTGTACCCGAGCTTGCTGAGGGAAATTGGTATGTACAACTCAATGCAACAACAGTAGAGAAGAACACACAAACTAAAGCGTGGCGACTACTGAAATATGTACACATCCCATTGATAGAAAAAGAACTCATTGTTAAATCGTTTTTTGTAACGCGATAA
- a CDS encoding DUF1624 domain-containing protein — translation MMLATPATRFSLIDASRGFAIVLMVIYHACYDLNYFHFVDWNLYESPFWVNFRTFIVTLFIGIAGISLSLACRQSVLSLTYLRRLGLLILCALLISAVSFALFHQRYIFFGILHFMVVASIIGLAFVHRAWLSLGVGIICLLMGLLIQHPVFNQPSLQWAGLMTHKPHTEDYVPFLPWFGVFLLGMFIGERGQNFLSIYNKLDYVGQPLLCWLGKRSLWIYLVHQPLLMGILFLVAQLKR, via the coding sequence ATGATGCTTGCTACACCCGCTACACGCTTTTCCCTTATTGATGCTAGTCGTGGGTTTGCCATTGTGTTAATGGTGATTTATCACGCCTGCTATGACCTTAATTACTTTCATTTTGTTGACTGGAATTTGTATGAATCCCCCTTTTGGGTCAATTTTCGTACATTCATTGTAACGTTGTTTATTGGCATTGCGGGCATCAGTTTGTCCCTTGCTTGTCGTCAATCCGTATTAAGCCTGACCTATTTGCGCCGTTTAGGGTTATTAATTTTGTGTGCGTTGTTGATTAGTGCGGTTAGTTTCGCGCTGTTTCATCAACGTTATATCTTCTTTGGAATCCTACATTTTATGGTTGTAGCGAGCATTATTGGTTTAGCCTTTGTTCATCGTGCATGGTTAAGTTTAGGTGTCGGTATTATCTGCTTACTCATGGGGTTATTAATACAACATCCTGTATTTAATCAACCTAGTTTGCAATGGGCAGGCTTGATGACGCATAAACCGCATACGGAAGATTATGTTCCCTTTTTGCCTTGGTTTGGTGTGTTTTTGCTCGGCATGTTTATTGGGGAACGAGGACAAAATTTTTTATCTATTTACAATAAATTAGATTATGTAGGTCAGCCATTACTCTGTTGGTTAGGTAAACGGAGTTTGTGGATTTATCTTGTGCATCAACCTTTGTTAATGGGCATTTTATTTCTTGTTGCACAGCTAAAAAGATAA
- the gmk gene encoding guanylate kinase, whose amino-acid sequence MTLNQSYPVTGNQQGVLYVIAAPSGAGKTSLVAALLQRVSNICVSVSHTTRAARPAEVNGVNYHFVSIATFEAMLTNAVFFEHAKVYDNYYGTSKQTVVEKLQQGIDVILEIDWQGAQSVRALMPDSVSIFILPPSRQILEQRLRARGQDTETVITRRMQAAVAEMSHYSAFDYVVINDQFEQALQDLQAIVQTQRLTRARQQVKYAQLLTELLA is encoded by the coding sequence ATGACGCTTAATCAATCCTATCCAGTGACAGGCAATCAACAAGGCGTGCTATATGTGATTGCCGCGCCCTCGGGGGCAGGAAAAACCAGTTTAGTTGCTGCATTGTTACAGCGCGTAAGCAACATTTGTGTCTCTGTTTCACATACAACCCGCGCCGCTCGTCCAGCCGAAGTTAATGGTGTGAATTATCATTTTGTGAGTATTGCAACCTTTGAAGCGATGCTAACCAATGCAGTTTTTTTTGAACATGCAAAGGTTTACGACAATTACTATGGCACATCGAAACAAACGGTTGTTGAAAAATTACAACAAGGTATTGATGTTATTTTAGAAATTGACTGGCAGGGCGCGCAATCCGTGCGGGCGTTAATGCCTGACAGTGTGAGTATTTTTATACTTCCGCCATCCCGTCAAATTTTAGAACAACGTTTGCGTGCGCGTGGGCAGGATACAGAAACCGTTATCACACGACGGATGCAGGCAGCCGTCGCAGAAATGAGCCATTATTCAGCGTTCGATTATGTTGTTATCAATGACCAATTCGAACAAGCATTACAAGATTTACAAGCAATTGTGCAAACACAACGTTTAACACGGGCGCGCCAACAGGTGAAGTACGCGCAATTACTAACAGAATTATTAGCTTAA
- the ccoG gene encoding cytochrome c oxidase accessory protein CcoG, translated as MKPIENSTLYPNVRKGKAQAIPSEDVEQSLYAKRQKIYPRQVHGLFARLRITSVLTLLGIYYIFPWLQWDGRQAVLFDLPARQFYIGGWIFWPQDFIYLAFLLIIAGFSLFFFTTLAGRLWCGYACPQTAWTETFLWMERLVEGDRSRQMKLDKEPMSARKFRIKATKHGLWIGFSLITGFTFIGYFTPIRELMDNLIPYNLSGWETFWFFFYSAATYGNAGFMREQICIYMCPYSRFQSAMFDKDTLIIAYDAERGDPRGSRKKGEDYQAKNLGSCINCTMCVQVCPTGIDIRDGLQYQCIGCSACIDVCDDIMEKMNYPKGLIRYTTDHAIHGNKTHILRPRILVYATLLLTLFGLLIYSIAIRVPVQLDVMRDRNMLYRESNEGLIQNVYMLKLINKDIHPHQFTVTVNGLQNIQLEMDSTIIEVAGSSLLDLPVRVNVARDDIPEQSNTIEFTLAVEGQPDWTVTEDARFLGPLKRLR; from the coding sequence ATGAAACCTATTGAAAACTCAACGTTATATCCAAACGTTCGCAAAGGAAAAGCGCAAGCGATTCCGTCCGAGGATGTAGAGCAGTCGCTTTATGCTAAACGCCAAAAAATTTATCCTCGACAAGTACATGGCTTGTTTGCGCGCTTGCGAATTACTAGCGTTTTAACTTTATTGGGTATTTACTATATTTTCCCTTGGTTACAATGGGATGGACGGCAGGCTGTTCTATTTGATTTACCCGCACGCCAATTTTATATTGGTGGGTGGATTTTTTGGCCACAAGATTTTATTTATCTTGCATTTTTACTGATTATTGCTGGGTTTAGCTTGTTCTTTTTCACGACCTTAGCAGGGCGTTTATGGTGTGGTTATGCCTGTCCACAAACGGCATGGACTGAAACATTTTTGTGGATGGAACGGTTAGTTGAAGGTGACCGTAGTCGCCAGATGAAACTGGATAAAGAACCCATGTCCGCGCGGAAATTTCGGATTAAAGCTACTAAACATGGTTTATGGATAGGTTTTTCATTGATTACGGGTTTTACTTTTATTGGTTATTTCACACCCATTCGGGAATTAATGGATAATTTAATCCCTTATAATCTTTCGGGTTGGGAAACATTTTGGTTTTTTTTCTATAGTGCTGCAACCTATGGTAATGCAGGGTTTATGCGTGAGCAAATCTGTATTTATATGTGTCCTTATTCCCGTTTCCAAAGTGCTATGTTTGATAAGGATACGCTGATTATTGCTTATGATGCAGAGCGGGGTGATCCACGCGGCTCACGGAAAAAAGGCGAGGATTATCAAGCAAAAAATCTAGGTTCATGTATTAATTGCACGATGTGTGTGCAGGTTTGTCCGACGGGTATAGATATTCGTGATGGTTTGCAATATCAATGTATTGGTTGCTCTGCTTGTATTGATGTCTGTGATGACATAATGGAAAAAATGAACTACCCAAAAGGGTTAATTCGTTACACCACCGACCATGCAATTCATGGTAATAAAACGCATATTCTCCGCCCTCGTATTCTTGTTTATGCCACATTATTGCTTACGTTATTTGGATTACTGATTTATTCCATTGCTATCCGTGTGCCTGTGCAATTGGATGTGATGCGCGACCGTAATATGCTCTATCGGGAAAGTAATGAGGGCTTAATTCAAAACGTCTATATGTTAAAGTTGATAAACAAGGATATACACCCACATCAATTTACTGTTACCGTCAATGGCTTGCAAAATATTCAGTTAGAAATGGATAGCACTATTATTGAGGTGGCAGGTAGTAGTTTGTTGGATTTACCTGTACGTGTTAATGTTGCGCGTGACGATATTCCTGAACAAAGCAATACAATAGAATTTACACTTGCTGTTGAGGGTCAACCTGACTGGACAGTAACAGAAGATGCACGGTTTTTAGGTCCTTTAAAACGCTTGAGATGA
- a CDS encoding YicC/YloC family endoribonuclease yields MIRSMTAFAREEHQEIWGKVCWELRSVNHRHLDLSIRLPEEFRSLEPLFTERLQQKIKRGKVNCALYFQSTQQTNNALNINVELVNQIYQATRKINEITGQSSHVDALDILKFPGVLNLPTLDIEQISDTLLKHLDGAVKQLIAHREREGTQLALLIQQRCEAIAQAVQQIRAELPQILSGQRERLLNRLSELKELDNDRVEQEMVILAQKMDVAEELDRLETHLLEVKEIFTQDEPIGRRLDFLVQELHREANTLGSKANHISTTHCAIELKVLIEQIREQTQNIE; encoded by the coding sequence ATGATTCGCAGTATGACCGCCTTTGCGCGAGAAGAACATCAAGAAATATGGGGGAAAGTTTGTTGGGAACTTCGCTCCGTTAATCACCGTCATTTGGATTTATCCATTCGTTTACCTGAAGAATTTCGCAGTTTAGAGCCATTATTCACTGAACGCCTCCAACAGAAAATTAAACGTGGTAAGGTCAACTGTGCATTGTATTTTCAGTCCACCCAACAAACAAATAACGCGCTAAATATTAATGTTGAATTAGTCAATCAGATTTATCAAGCAACCCGTAAAATTAATGAAATTACAGGACAATCTAGTCATGTAGATGCGTTAGATATTTTAAAATTTCCCGGTGTATTAAATCTGCCTACGCTAGATATTGAACAAATCAGCGATACGTTGTTAAAACACTTAGATGGTGCTGTTAAGCAATTAATTGCTCACCGTGAACGAGAAGGCACACAATTAGCGTTACTGATTCAACAACGATGTGAAGCTATCGCACAAGCAGTGCAACAAATTCGTGCTGAATTACCTCAAATTTTATCAGGACAACGTGAACGCTTGTTAAACCGTTTATCTGAGTTAAAAGAATTAGATAATGACCGCGTTGAACAAGAAATGGTTATTCTTGCACAGAAAATGGATGTTGCTGAAGAATTAGACCGTTTAGAAACGCATTTGCTGGAAGTGAAAGAAATTTTTACTCAAGATGAACCCATAGGCAGACGACTAGATTTTTTAGTTCAAGAATTACACCGTGAGGCTAATACCTTAGGCTCAAAAGCAAATCATATTAGTACAACGCATTGTGCGATTGAATTAAAAGTATTAATTGAACAAATCCGCGAACAAACACAAAACATCGAATAA
- a CDS encoding quinoprotein dehydrogenase-associated SoxYZ-like carrier gives MRIRRGFNLLLLLIPILPTQLWANPPPDDPLKSVQWITMYNLFLNKKPVVFDSRVNVIAPESAEDSMHVPVVVRVNELTDIQEILIFADFNPLPKVLRFIPTHASPFIGFRLKLQQATPVRAAVLTPTGWHVGGVWIDAAGGGCTLPSAGRTANTWESTLGKIRGRLWTHENTTRGKIQLMHPMDTGLVKGIPVFHLEKILLTQADGQILLQLEPFEPISENPIFTFEIPNNDTIIKLSATDTNGNSFTGELQK, from the coding sequence ATGCGCATTCGACGCGGTTTTAACCTGCTATTACTGCTTATTCCCATCTTGCCCACCCAATTATGGGCGAATCCCCCACCTGACGACCCGCTTAAATCCGTACAATGGATAACCATGTACAACTTGTTTTTAAATAAAAAACCCGTTGTTTTTGACAGTCGTGTTAACGTTATCGCGCCCGAATCGGCAGAAGATTCTATGCACGTTCCCGTTGTCGTGCGTGTTAATGAACTTACTGATATTCAAGAAATTCTTATTTTTGCCGATTTTAATCCCCTGCCTAAAGTTCTCCGTTTTATCCCAACACATGCCAGTCCTTTTATTGGTTTTCGCCTGAAACTTCAACAAGCAACACCTGTTCGCGCGGCTGTTTTAACGCCGACAGGTTGGCATGTGGGTGGTGTGTGGATTGATGCCGCAGGGGGAGGATGTACGCTACCGAGTGCAGGACGTACTGCAAACACATGGGAAAGTACATTGGGCAAGATACGTGGGCGATTATGGACACATGAAAACACGACGCGCGGGAAAATTCAGCTCATGCACCCTATGGACACAGGCTTAGTGAAAGGGATTCCCGTTTTTCACCTAGAAAAAATTCTGCTAACACAAGCGGATGGACAAATACTATTACAACTTGAACCATTTGAACCTATCAGCGAAAACCCAATTTTTACCTTTGAGATTCCTAACAACGATACAATCATTAAACTCAGCGCGACCGATACAAACGGCAATTCATTCACAGGAGAGCTACAGAAATGA
- a CDS encoding FAD:protein FMN transferase, whose protein sequence is MLKKVLPLTFLLGLLAGLSSCNSVPEPLQLTGDSMGSTYHVTISRLPATMTAEQAKAAIEHILTRMNETVSTYHENSEVSRFNRSTSTDWFSVSPEVVTITEESLKDSVLSQGAFDVTLEPLITLWGFGAHSNLMEERIPSETEIQAALAKTGYKKLEVRKNPPALRKTEPQITIDLSGIAVGFAADEVAEYFEKQGIHDYLVDMGGELRVKGHNPQQQPWRVAIEKPLLNQREAQRIVEMTDHAITTAGDYRNYFEKDGKRYSHIINPRTGRPIDHNLAAVTVIHESALVADGLDTLLMVLGAEQGYDLAVKEGWAVFFLVKTPEGFQEKYTPEFANFLVKENP, encoded by the coding sequence ATGTTAAAAAAAGTTTTACCGCTAACCTTTCTACTAGGATTATTAGCGGGATTAAGCAGTTGTAATTCTGTACCAGAACCCTTGCAATTAACAGGTGATTCAATGGGTTCAACGTATCACGTTACCATATCACGATTGCCCGCAACCATGACGGCTGAACAAGCGAAAGCGGCGATTGAACATATTTTGACGCGCATGAATGAAACCGTGTCAACCTATCATGAAAATTCTGAAGTCTCTCGTTTTAACCGCTCTACCAGTACCGATTGGTTTAGCGTATCGCCTGAAGTCGTAACCATTACTGAAGAATCCCTAAAAGATAGCGTGTTAAGTCAAGGGGCGTTTGATGTCACATTAGAACCGTTAATTACATTGTGGGGATTTGGCGCACATTCTAATTTAATGGAAGAACGCATCCCCTCAGAAACAGAAATTCAAGCAGCACTGGCTAAAACAGGCTATAAAAAACTGGAAGTACGCAAAAATCCACCCGCCTTGAGAAAAACAGAACCACAAATAACCATTGATTTATCAGGCATTGCTGTTGGATTTGCTGCGGATGAAGTTGCTGAATATTTTGAAAAGCAAGGGATTCATGATTATTTGGTTGATATGGGGGGAGAATTGCGCGTTAAGGGACACAACCCACAACAACAGCCGTGGCGAGTTGCAATTGAAAAACCCTTACTTAACCAACGTGAAGCACAACGTATTGTTGAAATGACCGACCATGCGATTACAACGGCAGGCGATTATCGTAACTACTTTGAAAAGGATGGTAAACGTTACTCACACATTATCAATCCACGCACAGGGCGACCAATAGACCATAATTTAGCAGCCGTCACGGTTATTCATGAAAGCGCGTTAGTTGCCGATGGCTTAGATACCCTGTTAATGGTATTAGGTGCGGAGCAAGGCTATGATTTAGCAGTTAAAGAAGGCTGGGCAGTTTTCTTTTTAGTAAAAACCCCAGAAGGATTTCAGGAGAAATATACCCCTGAATTTGCAAATTTTTTAGTAAAAGAAAACCCTTAA
- a CDS encoding tetratricopeptide repeat protein, with translation MLLNNLKYLPLAIYCLPFFSQPVESKENPQPPYIAYENREGLTFKTADCVSAVEKVLAKDGFQRVIANANGEILAAYTKVEDYQFKAIVSCMGSYGVLRVVIVTDLSGQGSNKARSLTQGILQALGSTEKTGVVAAEAVASSVIKPPSIKGAEEYEKGNHFYEGNGAIQDFNQAAEWYKKAAEQGNSDAFFKLGTMYYYGYGVTQDFQQSYIWFSLAATSGRKDAVNARNEVMEKLTKQQITDGQKQTKKLYEQYVKK, from the coding sequence ATGTTACTGAACAACCTAAAATATTTACCACTGGCTATTTATTGCTTGCCTTTCTTTTCTCAACCAGTTGAATCTAAAGAAAACCCTCAACCACCGTATATTGCTTATGAAAACCGTGAGGGCTTAACCTTTAAAACCGCAGATTGTGTGAGTGCGGTGGAAAAAGTGTTGGCAAAAGATGGTTTTCAACGGGTTATTGCGAATGCGAATGGTGAAATTTTAGCAGCTTATACCAAAGTTGAAGACTATCAGTTTAAGGCTATTGTGAGTTGCATGGGAAGTTATGGCGTGTTGCGGGTGGTGATAGTCACAGATTTATCAGGACAGGGCAGTAATAAAGCCCGTAGTCTCACTCAAGGGATATTGCAAGCCTTAGGCAGTACTGAAAAAACGGGGGTTGTCGCAGCCGAGGCTGTAGCAAGCAGTGTAATCAAACCGCCGTCGATTAAAGGTGCTGAAGAGTATGAAAAAGGCAACCATTTTTATGAAGGTAACGGCGCAATACAAGATTTTAATCAAGCAGCAGAATGGTATAAAAAGGCAGCCGAACAGGGAAATAGTGACGCATTTTTTAAATTGGGCACGATGTATTATTACGGTTATGGCGTAACGCAAGATTTTCAACAATCGTATATTTGGTTTTCTCTAGCAGCAACCAGTGGTAGAAAAGATGCAGTTAATGCGCGTAATGAAGTGATGGAAAAGTTGACAAAACAACAAATCACCGACGGACAAAAGCAAACTAAAAAGTTGTATGAACAATATGTGAAAAAATAA
- a CDS encoding quinoprotein relay system zinc metallohydrolase 1: MKYYILLAWLSMVSVNAYALNYALTPEKIAPDTYAFIGKTEDFSPQNGGNIINTAFIVTNNGVIVIDTGVSQLYGNAQRAAIKTITDKPILKVIHTNYHPDRFLGNQAYHDVTIAALPATIQGMKEHAEDFTNNMYRMIGSWMQGTEAQFPTESLQAGELIIDNHALQLYALQGHTPADLVILDKTTGVLFTGGVVFYQRMPTTPSVTRLEDWLTELDTLEKIPFKILLPSHGAPTSDKRAIIQTRQYLQWLAQTLNTAAESGLDMAEVMQTELPDMFATLGVGHVEFVRSVVHLYPALEINALNLPTEENHQ, translated from the coding sequence ATGAAATATTACATCCTCTTAGCTTGGTTAAGTATGGTTAGCGTTAACGCCTATGCGTTGAATTATGCACTAACGCCCGAAAAAATCGCGCCTGATACGTATGCTTTTATCGGTAAAACAGAAGATTTTAGTCCCCAAAACGGGGGAAATATCATCAATACAGCGTTTATCGTTACAAATAACGGTGTGATTGTGATTGATACAGGAGTTTCTCAGCTCTATGGCAACGCGCAACGTGCGGCGATTAAAACGATAACCGATAAACCTATTCTTAAAGTTATCCATACAAATTATCACCCTGACCGTTTTTTAGGCAATCAAGCCTACCACGATGTCACCATCGCCGCGCTACCCGCCACAATACAAGGGATGAAAGAACACGCTGAAGACTTTACAAATAATATGTATCGGATGATAGGCTCATGGATGCAAGGGACTGAGGCACAATTTCCGACAGAATCTTTGCAAGCGGGTGAATTAATTATCGATAACCACGCCTTACAATTGTACGCACTACAAGGACATACGCCTGCTGACTTGGTCATTCTTGATAAAACAACGGGCGTACTATTTACTGGCGGCGTGGTGTTTTACCAACGAATGCCAACCACACCAAGCGTCACCCGTTTAGAAGATTGGTTAACAGAATTAGACACACTAGAAAAGATTCCCTTTAAAATATTGCTTCCCTCACACGGTGCGCCAACCTCAGACAAACGGGCAATTATACAAACCCGCCAATATTTACAATGGTTAGCTCAGACATTGAACACAGCGGCAGAATCAGGATTAGATATGGCAGAAGTGATGCAAACAGAACTCCCTGATATGTTTGCAACGCTTGGTGTGGGACATGTGGAATTTGTCCGCTCAGTAGTACATTTATATCCCGCTTTAGAAATCAACGCATTAAATTTGCCCACTGAGGAAAATCATCAATAG
- a CDS encoding homoserine dehydrogenase, with protein sequence MLNPVKVGLLGLGTVGGGTINVLQRNAQEISRRAGRGIVVTHASARDLTKPRLCHTDGITLTTEPFDVINDPNVDIIAELIGGTTLAKELVLKAINNGKHVVTANKALIALHGNEIFAAAQQKGVMVAFEAAVAGGIPIIKAIREGLTGNQIAWLAGIINGTSNFILSEMRDKGRDFADVLNEAQRLGYAEADPTFDVEGIDAGHKLTILASIAFGIPLQFDKVYTEGITQITREDVGYAEELGYRIKLLGIAKRTEKGIELRVHPTFIPVQHLIANVNGVMNAIVVRGDAVGQTLYYGAGAGADPTASAVVADLVDVVRMLTTDPENHVPHLAFQANALSNVAILPISDIESIYYLRMTALDRLGVLAQVTRILSDCGISIEAIMQKAPPDDVDQVPIVLLTHAVLEKQVNQAIAQIEALEGIHGHVKKIRVEMLEQ encoded by the coding sequence ATGTTAAACCCAGTCAAAGTCGGCTTACTTGGACTCGGCACAGTTGGTGGCGGCACAATTAATGTTTTACAACGTAATGCACAAGAAATTTCACGGCGTGCAGGACGTGGCATTGTTGTAACCCATGCTAGCGCGAGAGATTTAACCAAACCACGCCTATGTCACACGGATGGAATTACTTTAACAACAGAACCTTTTGATGTCATCAATGACCCCAATGTTGACATCATCGCCGAACTAATTGGCGGAACAACACTGGCAAAAGAGCTTGTTTTAAAAGCTATTAATAATGGAAAACACGTTGTTACCGCCAATAAAGCCTTAATTGCTTTACATGGTAATGAAATTTTTGCCGCCGCCCAACAAAAAGGGGTAATGGTCGCATTTGAAGCGGCTGTTGCGGGTGGAATTCCTATTATCAAAGCAATTCGTGAAGGATTAACAGGGAATCAAATTGCGTGGCTTGCAGGGATTATTAATGGCACAAGTAACTTTATTCTCAGTGAAATGCGCGACAAAGGACGCGATTTTGCGGACGTATTAAACGAAGCGCAACGCCTAGGCTATGCAGAAGCTGACCCAACATTTGATGTGGAAGGTATAGATGCGGGGCATAAGTTGACCATTCTTGCCTCGATTGCCTTTGGTATTCCCCTGCAATTTGACAAGGTTTATACCGAAGGGATTACACAAATTACCCGCGAAGATGTCGGTTATGCAGAAGAATTAGGCTATAGAATCAAACTATTAGGTATTGCAAAACGCACAGAGAAAGGCATTGAATTACGTGTGCATCCTACTTTTATTCCCGTGCAACATTTAATTGCTAACGTCAATGGTGTGATGAATGCCATCGTGGTACGTGGTGATGCGGTCGGACAAACGCTCTATTATGGTGCAGGTGCTGGCGCAGACCCCACTGCTTCTGCGGTTGTTGCTGATTTAGTGGATGTTGTGCGAATGCTGACAACCGACCCTGAAAATCATGTCCCACATTTAGCGTTTCAAGCCAATGCGTTATCCAATGTTGCTATTTTACCCATCAGCGATATTGAAAGTATTTACTATTTACGGATGACTGCGTTAGACCGCTTAGGTGTATTAGCACAAGTCACACGAATTTTATCGGACTGTGGCATTAGCATTGAAGCCATCATGCAAAAAGCCCCCCCAGATGATGTTGACCAAGTGCCTATTGTTTTACTAACACATGCTGTTTTAGAAAAACAGGTTAACCAAGCTATCGCGCAAATTGAAGCATTAGAAGGTATTCATGGACACGTAAAGAAAATTCGTGTCGAAATGTTAGAACAATAA